A single Dreissena polymorpha isolate Duluth1 chromosome 14, UMN_Dpol_1.0, whole genome shotgun sequence DNA region contains:
- the LOC127858351 gene encoding uncharacterized protein LOC127858351 — protein MASLWTGIFFQCLSWNLICRSDGAIVCIPNSYTITAGIRSTVSDVFATLSCSTTSAATLTYSIDESKDGYSYFKMDGSSLMLAHRIDVEDGLNTWPVEIIVSDGNSPDVIVPVTVNTFTSTTTTTTTPPPPGYNWFESDNNTILFGVTMGTIALTTSLCVVLCFRFHRKGTCLPKSCPEYNKCLASFRRQVTCCPLPTGGAKRKPEEPDDEVDDTVYEEVFPAGPKPDEQPKKAKQKVIDDIERGLPAVSPMLITNAKLRDAGFDGMREPGFNAPINTSYGGKQRTISRVSAKKF, from the exons ATGGCGTCGTTGTGGACCGGCATTTTTTTTCAATGTCTTTCTTGGAACTTAATCTGCCGCTCTGATG GAGCTATTGTATGCATACCGAACTCATACACTATCACCGCGGGGATCAGATCCACAGTATCGGACGTGTTCGCCACTCTCAGCTGTAGCACAACTTCAGCAGCCACACTCACATACTCTATTGATGAAAGCAAAG ACGGCTACTCATACTTCAAAATGGACGGTTCAAGTCTGATGTTAGCCCACCGAATCGACGTGGAGGATGGGCTCAACACGTGGCCAGTGGAGATCATCGTTTCTGATGGAAATTCCCCTGATG TGATCGTTCCGGTTACCGTCAACACATTTAcgtctacaacaacaacaacgacaacgcCCCCTCCACCGGGCTATAACTGGTTTGAAAGCGACAACAATACAATCCTCTTCGGGGTCACCATGGGGACGATCGCCTTGACGACCA GTCTCTGCGTCGTCTTGTGTTTCCGTTTCCACCGGAAGGGCACGTGCCTCCCGAAGAGTTGTCCGGAGTATAACAAGTGCCTGGCCAGCTTCCGGCGTCAGGTCACGTGCTGTCCACT GCCAACAGGCGGCGCTAAACGGAAGCCGGAGGAACCAGATGATGAAGTGGACGACACCGTGTATGAGGAGGTATTTCCGGCCGGACCGAAACC AGACGAACAACCGAAGAAAGCCAAACAGAAAGTGATCGACGACAttg AGCGGGGTTTACCAGCTGTGTCGCCCATGCTGATTACCAACGCGAAACTTCGGGACGCGGGATTTGACGGCATGCGAGAACCCGGATTCAACGCGCCTATCAACACGTCATATGGCGGGAAACAGCGCACCATATCAAGAGTGTCCGCCAAGAAATTCTAG